A single window of Paenibacillus sp. SYP-B4298 DNA harbors:
- the purU gene encoding formyltetrahydrofolate deformylase: MEGRNGMTQSNQQLKNNRARMLISCPDRPGIVAAVSHFLYEHGANIIQSDQYTMDPEGGMFFIRFEFELQNMDQELPVLQEDFTRVADRFDMKWSTFRASRKKRLAIFVSKEDHCLLELLWQWKSGELDAEIAMVVSNHEDMRKEVEPFGIPYHYVPVTADTKAEVEKKHLELVSDKADLIVLARYMQIIPPKFIEQYPNRIINIHHSFLPAFIGGSPYAQAYKRGVKIIGATAHYVTEELDGGPIIEQDVQRVSHRDNVEHLKRIGRTIERIVLARAVKWHLEDRVIVHQNKTVVFN; encoded by the coding sequence ATGGAAGGACGTAATGGAATGACGCAGTCGAATCAACAGCTTAAAAATAACCGTGCGCGCATGCTCATCTCATGCCCTGACCGCCCGGGCATCGTGGCCGCTGTCTCGCATTTTCTGTATGAGCATGGAGCGAACATTATTCAATCGGATCAATATACGATGGACCCGGAAGGCGGGATGTTCTTCATTCGTTTTGAATTCGAGCTGCAGAACATGGATCAGGAGCTGCCGGTGCTGCAGGAGGACTTCACACGTGTAGCCGACCGCTTCGACATGAAATGGAGCACATTCCGTGCTAGCCGCAAGAAACGCCTGGCGATCTTTGTTTCCAAGGAGGATCATTGTTTGCTGGAGCTGCTATGGCAATGGAAGTCGGGCGAGCTGGATGCCGAGATTGCCATGGTGGTCAGCAATCATGAGGATATGCGCAAGGAGGTCGAGCCGTTCGGCATCCCTTATCATTATGTTCCGGTTACGGCGGACACCAAGGCAGAGGTGGAAAAGAAGCATCTGGAGCTCGTATCCGACAAGGCTGACCTGATTGTGCTGGCGCGTTACATGCAGATCATACCGCCTAAATTTATCGAGCAATATCCGAATCGCATTATTAACATTCATCATTCCTTCCTTCCTGCATTTATCGGGGGCAGCCCTTATGCGCAGGCATACAAGCGTGGGGTTAAAATCATCGGCGCTACTGCCCACTATGTCACAGAGGAGCTGGATGGCGGGCCGATCATCGAGCAGGATGTGCAGCGTGTAAGCCATCGGGATAATGTGGAGCATCTGAAACGGATTGGCCGCACGATCGAACGGATCGTATTGGCGCGCGCTGTGAAATGGCATCTGGAGGACAGGGTGATTGTGCATCAGAACAAGACGGTTGTATTTAACTGA
- a CDS encoding serine hydrolase domain-containing protein, whose product MRSIDLEFMHKSIDEVIDHTLEEKRIVGTVVQIAIGGHLVYNRSAGWADREQKRPMQENALFRYASVTKPIVSTAALVLIAQGRLQLNDLVEEWLPAFRPKLPNGQYASITIHQLMTHTAGLTYRFFQEESGTYELAGVSDGMDLAGITLEENLQRLASVPLLYEPGKMWRYSIATDVLGAVIEKVTGMPLPEAVRMLVTHPLSMMDTDFKAVDTDRLTTAYADSAGEPRRLHDCDTVPFIEGTAGFLLSPNRFTDTTAYPSGGAGMIGSARDFLKLLEALRQGGHPILPRALVTEMTTNQIGNLVMPYWPGRGFGLGFTLLKDPVGANTPESPGTWRMGGTYGHSWFVDPSEELSVVAFTNTALEGMSGRFTTELCESVYKGIRGVKE is encoded by the coding sequence ATGAGAAGTATAGATCTGGAATTTATGCATAAAAGTATCGATGAGGTAATTGACCACACCCTTGAGGAAAAAAGAATCGTGGGTACCGTTGTCCAAATTGCTATAGGCGGACATCTTGTTTACAACAGGTCTGCTGGTTGGGCCGACCGTGAGCAAAAACGGCCAATGCAGGAGAATGCTTTGTTTCGATATGCTTCGGTTACCAAGCCGATCGTGTCAACGGCAGCCTTAGTATTAATTGCACAAGGGAGATTGCAGTTAAACGATCTGGTGGAGGAATGGTTACCCGCCTTTCGTCCCAAGCTGCCAAACGGACAATACGCCTCCATCACCATTCACCAACTAATGACACATACCGCCGGCTTAACCTACCGTTTCTTCCAGGAAGAATCAGGAACATATGAGCTGGCCGGGGTATCGGACGGCATGGATCTGGCAGGAATTACACTTGAAGAAAATCTGCAAAGACTCGCTTCGGTTCCGCTCCTATATGAGCCAGGGAAAATGTGGAGGTATTCCATCGCAACGGATGTGCTCGGAGCCGTCATCGAAAAGGTTACTGGAATGCCGTTACCTGAGGCTGTACGGATGCTTGTCACTCATCCGCTTTCCATGATGGATACGGATTTCAAGGCCGTGGATACGGACAGATTGACCACGGCTTATGCAGACAGCGCTGGAGAGCCCCGGCGCCTGCACGATTGTGATACTGTTCCTTTCATAGAGGGGACGGCAGGCTTCCTCCTTTCACCCAACAGGTTTACCGATACGACAGCTTACCCTTCCGGGGGAGCAGGCATGATTGGCAGTGCAAGGGACTTTCTTAAACTGCTGGAGGCTTTGCGGCAGGGAGGACATCCGATTCTACCGAGGGCCCTTGTCACAGAAATGACAACCAATCAAATTGGCAACCTTGTAATGCCCTATTGGCCGGGAAGAGGCTTCGGACTTGGATTCACGCTGCTTAAAGACCCGGTGGGTGCTAATACACCGGAATCGCCTGGAACGTGGCGGATGGGCGGCACCTATGGTCACTCCTGGTTTGTTGATCCGAGTGAGGAGCTTAGTGTTGTAGCGTTCACCAATACGGCACTTGAAGGAATGTCTGGCAGGTTTACAACGGAGCTGTGCGAATCTGTCTACAAGGGGATTCGAGGCGTGAAGGAATAG
- a CDS encoding Lrp/AsnC family transcriptional regulator has protein sequence MDEIDKDILLHLQNQARLSMTDLGKLVGLSQPAVTERVKRLEEKGVIEEYRTVISSQKVGKQCAAYMLIRTRNCYPFLDFCRSSPEVTECYRISGEHNYLLKILTETTQALEEFETRCDQYGTYTTLIVMSSPIAYKNLIGETNLLA, from the coding sequence TTGGACGAAATCGATAAAGACATCCTGCTCCATCTACAGAACCAGGCGAGATTATCAATGACAGATTTAGGAAAGCTGGTGGGACTGTCTCAGCCAGCCGTAACGGAACGTGTAAAACGCTTGGAAGAAAAGGGGGTTATCGAGGAATACCGAACGGTCATTTCATCGCAAAAGGTGGGGAAGCAATGCGCAGCCTATATGCTTATTCGAACTCGTAATTGCTATCCTTTCCTTGATTTTTGTCGTTCATCACCGGAGGTCACGGAATGTTATCGGATCAGCGGAGAGCATAATTATTTATTGAAGATCCTTACGGAAACAACCCAGGCGCTGGAGGAGTTTGAAACCCGGTGCGATCAATACGGAACCTATACGACTCTGATCGTAATGTCTTCACCGATCGCATATAAGAATCTTATTGGAGAAACGAATCTGCTCGCATAA
- a CDS encoding MFS transporter gives MNSTTARTRTDDPNVSSSKRLPWAGLLALAMAGFICILTESLPAGLLPQIAQDLGVTEALAGQSVTLYAVGSLLAAIPLTTATRGWRRRPLLLLCIIGFLIFNTITALSSVYVLTLVARFFAGVSAGVLWGITAGYARRMVSDSLKGKAMAVAMVGTPLALALGVPLGTFFGAYAGWRLIFGAVSLLTVALIGWVLWKVPDYAGEPAGDQLPFYRVFLIRGVRPILFVVLTWVLAHNILYTYIAPYLAETAFAQRVDLVLLIFGITSVVGIWMIGLLIGRFLRRLVLISITGFALASAALGVGMDEPVIILLSVAVWGLTFGGAATLLQTAIAQAGGKSADIAQSMLVTAWNVAIGGGGMSGGFLLELLGAGFLPGSLIILLIPSLFVAWQAKKHGFPS, from the coding sequence GTGAACTCAACTACTGCTCGTACAAGAACAGACGATCCAAATGTGTCGTCTTCCAAGCGTCTTCCGTGGGCCGGATTGTTAGCTTTAGCCATGGCGGGATTCATCTGCATTCTTACGGAAAGCTTGCCTGCTGGATTACTGCCGCAAATTGCCCAGGACCTTGGGGTCACAGAAGCGCTTGCCGGACAATCGGTTACTCTCTATGCGGTTGGCTCTCTTCTGGCCGCCATTCCTTTGACAACGGCTACCCGCGGGTGGAGGCGCCGGCCGCTTCTGCTGCTGTGCATCATCGGCTTTCTTATATTTAACACCATTACCGCGTTATCTTCCGTTTATGTGCTGACGCTTGTCGCGCGTTTCTTCGCGGGTGTCTCGGCAGGTGTTCTATGGGGAATAACGGCGGGTTATGCAAGGCGCATGGTGTCCGATTCGCTGAAAGGAAAAGCAATGGCCGTAGCGATGGTCGGCACCCCGCTGGCATTGGCGCTGGGCGTTCCACTTGGCACTTTTTTCGGAGCCTATGCAGGGTGGCGTCTCATTTTCGGTGCGGTATCTTTACTGACTGTAGCTCTTATTGGCTGGGTGCTCTGGAAGGTGCCGGATTATGCCGGTGAGCCTGCCGGTGATCAACTCCCCTTTTACAGGGTTTTCCTGATTCGCGGTGTGCGGCCGATTCTGTTCGTCGTCTTGACATGGGTACTAGCTCATAATATTTTGTACACTTACATTGCACCGTATCTTGCAGAAACCGCGTTTGCTCAGCGAGTGGATTTGGTTCTGCTTATTTTCGGAATTACTTCGGTTGTCGGCATTTGGATGATAGGCCTGCTGATTGGTCGTTTTCTAAGAAGGCTCGTATTAATTAGCATCACGGGATTTGCTTTGGCTTCCGCAGCTTTAGGAGTCGGAATGGATGAACCTGTAATCATCCTTCTTAGCGTTGCGGTGTGGGGGCTTACGTTTGGCGGTGCGGCCACTTTACTGCAGACAGCCATAGCTCAAGCTGGGGGGAAAAGCGCAGATATAGCCCAATCGATGCTGGTCACCGCGTGGAATGTGGCCATCGGCGGCGGCGGGATGAGCGGCGGGTTTCTTCTCGAACTGCTTGGAGCCGGATTCCTTCCAGGCTCATTAATCATCCTGCTGATCCCCTCCTTATTTGTAGCTTGGCAAGCTAAAAAGCATGGCTTTCCTTCCTAA
- a CDS encoding DUF4362 domain-containing protein, translating to MKYSNLLLLILVCFGLSACSNSTSYQEQQIHTGQNILKTFGDEDLERMQEFVDRFNDNRSDYVMAIPPIIDGGYAIYDLKSDGDMVTVRTDRTRDMYSGKESTFSCRAMEVRKDGSKQIVVLDKCEGLEEEATEVELFTFDRELSR from the coding sequence ATGAAATATTCTAATCTCTTGTTACTGATCCTTGTTTGCTTCGGATTATCAGCTTGTTCCAACTCAACTAGCTATCAAGAGCAACAAATCCATACAGGCCAAAATATATTGAAGACGTTCGGTGACGAAGACTTAGAACGGATGCAGGAATTTGTAGATCGATTCAACGATAATCGTAGTGATTACGTTATGGCAATCCCGCCTATTATTGATGGTGGATACGCTATTTACGACTTGAAGTCTGATGGTGATATGGTAACCGTCAGAACAGATCGCACGAGGGACATGTATAGTGGTAAGGAATCAACCTTCTCCTGCAGGGCGATGGAGGTTCGTAAAGACGGAAGCAAGCAAATCGTGGTTCTGGACAAGTGTGAAGGGCTCGAAGAAGAAGCCACAGAAGTAGAATTGTTTACTTTCGATCGTGAACTCTCACGCTAA
- a CDS encoding spore coat protein — MPFGARETLEAHEVLTEKKNMIEQLSFYASQCQSQELRGMLERQLQFMLAGYNQLVGYTHNYSAAQAGPAQYEAPGLSPQNIQYGLRHPASQQVQMGNGSQAFSDEQIASYALSCHKNGARNQMQAALECADPNVRQMILDGAVSCANQAYELFALLNSQGVYQIPTMHDHTAKTYLHLYQPVPQQPMQPQQPMQQQ, encoded by the coding sequence ATGCCGTTTGGAGCAAGAGAAACATTGGAAGCCCACGAGGTGCTGACAGAGAAAAAGAACATGATCGAGCAGTTGTCCTTCTACGCCTCGCAATGTCAGAGCCAGGAGCTGCGCGGAATGCTGGAGCGCCAACTGCAATTCATGCTGGCGGGCTATAATCAACTGGTAGGCTACACCCACAACTATTCCGCTGCGCAGGCAGGGCCAGCCCAATATGAGGCGCCTGGTCTGTCTCCGCAGAACATCCAGTACGGCCTGCGCCACCCGGCCTCGCAGCAGGTTCAAATGGGCAACGGGTCGCAAGCCTTCTCTGATGAGCAGATTGCCAGCTATGCGCTGTCCTGTCACAAGAATGGCGCCAGAAATCAGATGCAGGCAGCATTGGAATGCGCCGATCCTAACGTTCGCCAGATGATCCTGGACGGAGCTGTAAGCTGCGCCAATCAGGCCTACGAATTGTTCGCCTTGTTGAATAGCCAGGGCGTGTACCAAATTCCGACGATGCATGATCATACGGCCAAAACCTATCTGCATCTGTACCAGCCTGTTCCGCAGCAACCGATGCAACCGCAGCAACCGATGCAGCAGCAATAG
- a CDS encoding AIM24 family protein, translated as MQFSGANEHVQSGHLTVKLDEEDRLHVLHPNQILAYKGHPSGREDRLMDIKGAYRKRRWIRSKISGPSELLIGLPPACKLHVVPIEADSTLLFDFRSVLFFSDGMLMQNRLQSFKHALITKEWVRTKFTGPGYLGLLSTGFMESLELDEDIPLYVDASCLLAYPEKAQLKLSVYGNTLASQHMRVQWELKGTGPVLIQTGAATDPQLESQLKQDGFIRRTLREVLPFGGVFIK; from the coding sequence TTGCAATTCAGCGGCGCTAACGAGCACGTCCAGAGCGGGCATCTGACGGTCAAGCTGGACGAAGAGGATCGCCTGCACGTCCTGCACCCCAATCAGATTCTCGCCTACAAGGGTCATCCCTCCGGCCGCGAGGATCGTCTCATGGATATTAAGGGCGCTTACCGCAAGCGCAGATGGATTCGCTCCAAAATCTCCGGGCCGTCTGAGCTGCTGATTGGCCTTCCCCCTGCCTGCAAGCTGCATGTCGTGCCGATCGAAGCGGACAGTACACTGCTGTTCGACTTCCGCAGCGTGCTCTTCTTCTCGGACGGAATGCTCATGCAGAACCGGCTTCAGTCCTTCAAGCACGCCCTCATTACCAAAGAATGGGTGCGCACCAAATTCACCGGCCCAGGCTATCTTGGGCTGCTCTCCACCGGCTTCATGGAGTCGCTGGAGCTAGATGAGGACATCCCCCTCTATGTGGATGCCAGTTGCCTGCTCGCTTACCCGGAAAAAGCACAGCTCAAGCTTAGTGTGTATGGGAATACGCTCGCCAGCCAGCATATGCGCGTTCAGTGGGAGCTCAAAGGCACAGGCCCGGTGCTGATTCAGACCGGAGCCGCCACCGACCCGCAGTTGGAGAGCCAATTGAAGCAAGACGGCTTCATCCGCCGCACACTGCGCGAGGTGCTTCCATTTGGCGGCGTGTTCATCAAATAA